From Sphingomonas sp.:
GGATCAGGCCGTTAACCTGCGGACGCACATCCGAGCTCTCATAGGGGCTCAGCCGACCGGGCAGCTCGCTGGTGAGCGGCACCGCCTGCTGCTGGACGACGACATAGGAGACGGGGGGCGGTGCGGCCTGCTGTCCGCCCGCGCCGCCGGGGGCTGCGGCACCCTGCTGCTGGGACTGGCCGCCACAGGCGGCGAGGACAAGCGCGAGAGCCGGCGCGGTGTGACGGAAAAAAGTCATGCGGATGCCTGCCGTTGTGTTATATGTGAGTGAACGATCGCTCACATTCGCCGCTACTGCGAAGTGAGGTACTCGGTCAAGACGGTTTCAAGGGTACCACGGATGGCAGAAGCCACGGAAGCAGGCGGGGTTCCGCCTCGCGATAAAGCGGTGTTGCGGCGCGAAAAAATCGTGTCCGCCGCGCGCAGGTTGTTCATTGCGAACGGTTTTCACGCCACCGGGGTGGCGCAGATCGCCAAGGAGTCCGGCATTGCGGTAGGTCAAATCTACCGCGATTTTTCTTCCAAGGAAGCGATCGTCGCTGAGATCGTGCAGGCCGATTGCATGGATTTTCTCGCGCCCGAGTCGCTGTGTGCGGGTATCCGGAGCGGCGATCCCGAATTCGTCTGGACCTGGCTGGCGGACTTTATTCGTCCGGAGCCCGATGAGTCGGACCCGCTGTTCGCCGAAATCGTCGCCGAATCGGCGCGCAACGAACGCATCGCCGCCATCTTCGAGGATACGCGCGAAGACGTGCGGGGCACGATGCTCGCGGCGCTGTCGTCGCTGATCCCGGGCGATGCCTTTGCCGAGCGCCGCTCCGCGCTGACCGACGTGATCACCGCGACCGCGCTGGGGCTGATGCAGCATCGCTTCCTCAGCCCGGCCGAGGATACCGATCGCGCCGCCGCCCTGGTGCTGCGGATGATCCGCAGCGAAGTCGCCGCGATGCAGGCCGAGGCCGCGACCGGCTGAGACGCCCGGTTGTGGCGACGATCTCGCCGATATGCGAAAGGGCGGCATGAACATGGTTCCTTCGTCCCGCGTCGCGCTGTTCGTCACCTGCCTGGTCGATGCGATGCGGCCGCGGGTGGGCTTCGCGGCGCTGCGCGTGCTGGCCGATGCCGGGTGCACGGTGGTGGTGCCGGAGGCGCAGACCTGTTGCGGGCAGCCGGCCCTGAACTCGGGCGACCGTGCGACCGCAACCGACTTCGCCCGGCGCAACGTGGCGATGTTGGAAGGCTATGACGCAATCGTCGTGCCCTCGGGCAGCTGCGCGGGAACGATCCGCTGCCATTATCCCGAATTGCTCGCCGACGATCCCGCATGGTCCGCGCGGGCCGAGGCGGTGGCGGCGAAGACGTGGGAGATTCTCGCCTGGCTCGATGCGCGCGGCTGGCGGCCCGAGGGCGTGACGCTGCCGGCGACCGCGACCTATCACGACAGCTGCTCGGGCCTGCGCGAACTCGGCATCAAGGCGCAGCCGCGGCGGCTGCTCGGCGCCGTCGCGGGGCTCGATCTGGTGCCGCTCGCCGGCAAGGAGACCTGCTGCGGCTTTGGCGGGACCTTCTGCGTGAAATACCCCGCCATCTCCAACGCGATCGCCGACGAGAAAGCGGCGGCGGTGGAGGCTGCGGGCGCGGGGCTGTTGCTCGCGGGCGATCTCGGCTGCCTGATGAACATGGCGGGTAAACTGCACCGGCGCGGATCGGACGTGCGCGCCTTCCACACCATCGAGGTGCTGGCCGGCATGGCCGACGGCCCGGCGATCGGGGAAGCGCAATGAGCCGGGCGTTCGATGCGCGGGTCGACGCTGCGCTCGCCGACCGCCAGCTCAAGATCGCGGTCGAGCGCACCGCCGGTACCGCCGAGGCCAAGCGGGGGGCGGCGATCGGCGCCTGGCCCAGCTTCGCCGCGGTGCGCGAGCGGGCGGCGGCGATCAAGGACCATGTGATCGCCAATCTCGGATCCTACCTCGTCCAGTTCGAGGCGGCGGCGACCGCTTCGGGCGCGACGGTGCATTGGGCCGCCACCGCCGACGAGGCCTGCGCGATCGTCGTCGAGATCTGCCGCAAGGCGGGCGCCAAGAGCGTCGCCCGCTCCAAGTCGATGCTCGGCGAGGAGATCGGCCTGCCGCACGCGCTGGAGGCGGCGGGGATCGGCCGGGTCGAGACCGACTTGGCCGAGCACATCATCCAGCTCGCCGGCGAGCGGCCCTCGCACATCATCTGGCCGGCGATGCACAAGACGCGCGAGCAGGTCTCCGAGCTGTTCCACGCCCGCCACCGCGAACCGCATGTCGAGGAAAGCATCGCCGCGATGGCGGCGAGCGCTCGGCGGCAACTGCGTGGGCAAATGCTGGGTGCGGATGTCGGCATTTCGGGCGCCAATTTCCTGATCGCCGATAGTGGGCAGGTCTGCACCGTCACCAACGAGGGCAATGCCGAACTCTCGCTGGTGCCACCGCGCGTGCATATCGTGACCGCCGGGATCGAGAAGCTGGTCCCTTCGATGGACCATGCAGTGCACCTGCTGCGGCTGCTCGCCCGCTCGGCGACCGGCGCGGCGCTGACGCAATATACCACCTTCTATGCCGGGCCGAAGCGGGCAGGGGACCGCGACGGGCCGGAGGAGATGCACATCGTGCTGGTCGACAATGGCCGCAGCGCGATGCGGGGCGACGGGCTGGCGGAGATGCTCCGCTGCATCCGCTGCGGCGCGTGCATGAATCACTGCGTGGTGTTCCGCCAGATCGGCGGCCATGCCTATGGCGGCACCTATCCGGGGCCGATGGGATCGGTGCTGACGCCCGCGCTCGACGGGCTGGCGGCGAGCCGCGACCTGCCGAACGCCTGCACGATGAACGGCAAGTGCCAGGAGGTGTGCCCAGTGGCGATCCCCCTGCCGACGCTGCTGCGCGGCTGGCGCGAGAAGAGCTGGCGCGAGGGGCTGGAGCCGGTAACGCTGCGCAAGGGGCTGGGGATGTGGGCCTGGGTGGCGCGGCGGCCCTGGCTGTACCGCGCGGGTGTGCGCTGGGCGATCCGGGCCATGCGGCTGGCCGGGCGCGGCTGGATATCGAAGCTGCCGCTGGCCGGCGGCTGGACCGGCGGGCGCGATTTCCCAGCACCGGCAGCGGAGAGCTTCATGGACCGTTACCGAAAGGGCGAACGATGAGCGCGCGCGACGCGATCCTGGCGCGGCTGGGGCCGACGCGGGCGGCAGCGGATCTGGCAGCCGAGGCGTCGGCGCTGCTGACGGGCGAGGAACGCGAACGGCCCGCGGGGCCGGAGGACTTGGTGGCGCGCTTCCTGGCGCAACTCGCACTGCCGAGCGTGGCGGCGACGCATATGCGGATCGGGTCGCTGGCGGAACTGCCGGGGGCGGTGGCGGGGTATCTCGCCGCCGACGGCGCGGAGCCTGCGCTATGGCTGCCGCCCGATGCACGGGTGGCGGGGCTCGACTGGTCCGGGCTGACCCGGCTGGCGGAGTGCCCGATCGACGACGGCGCGGTGCTGGCGTTTGCGCGGGCCGGCGTGGCGGAGACGGGCTCGCTGGTGTTCGAAACGTCGCCGGAAGCACCGATGCTCCCCAACTTCCTGGCGCTGCGCCACATCGTCGTGCTGGAGGTCGCAGGACTGGTCCGCTGGCTGGAGGACGCCGCGCCCGGCGGCGCGGTGCCGCGCGCGCACTACTGGGTAACCGGCGTCAGCGGCACGACCGACATCGAAGGCACCTATGTCCGGGGTGCGCACGGCCCACGGTTCCTGCACGTGGTCCTGGTCACTTCTTAAGCCCCTCCTCCTTGGAGGAGGGGTTTGGGGGTGGAGGGATTCCAGAGCCTCGGTTGGTCTCGGTAAGACACAGCCCCACCCCAACCCCTCCCCTGAAGGGGAGGGGCTTTTACCGTCCCCTCAATGCCCCGCCGGCGCGAACTCCACATCCCCCG
This genomic window contains:
- a CDS encoding TetR/AcrR family transcriptional regulator produces the protein MLRREKIVSAARRLFIANGFHATGVAQIAKESGIAVGQIYRDFSSKEAIVAEIVQADCMDFLAPESLCAGIRSGDPEFVWTWLADFIRPEPDESDPLFAEIVAESARNERIAAIFEDTREDVRGTMLAALSSLIPGDAFAERRSALTDVITATALGLMQHRFLSPAEDTDRAAALVLRMIRSEVAAMQAEAATG
- a CDS encoding lactate utilization protein B; the encoded protein is MSRAFDARVDAALADRQLKIAVERTAGTAEAKRGAAIGAWPSFAAVRERAAAIKDHVIANLGSYLVQFEAAATASGATVHWAATADEACAIVVEICRKAGAKSVARSKSMLGEEIGLPHALEAAGIGRVETDLAEHIIQLAGERPSHIIWPAMHKTREQVSELFHARHREPHVEESIAAMAASARRQLRGQMLGADVGISGANFLIADSGQVCTVTNEGNAELSLVPPRVHIVTAGIEKLVPSMDHAVHLLRLLARSATGAALTQYTTFYAGPKRAGDRDGPEEMHIVLVDNGRSAMRGDGLAEMLRCIRCGACMNHCVVFRQIGGHAYGGTYPGPMGSVLTPALDGLAASRDLPNACTMNGKCQEVCPVAIPLPTLLRGWREKSWREGLEPVTLRKGLGMWAWVARRPWLYRAGVRWAIRAMRLAGRGWISKLPLAGGWTGGRDFPAPAAESFMDRYRKGER
- a CDS encoding lactate utilization protein C; the encoded protein is MSARDAILARLGPTRAAADLAAEASALLTGEERERPAGPEDLVARFLAQLALPSVAATHMRIGSLAELPGAVAGYLAADGAEPALWLPPDARVAGLDWSGLTRLAECPIDDGAVLAFARAGVAETGSLVFETSPEAPMLPNFLALRHIVVLEVAGLVRWLEDAAPGGAVPRAHYWVTGVSGTTDIEGTYVRGAHGPRFLHVVLVTS
- a CDS encoding (Fe-S)-binding protein codes for the protein MNMVPSSRVALFVTCLVDAMRPRVGFAALRVLADAGCTVVVPEAQTCCGQPALNSGDRATATDFARRNVAMLEGYDAIVVPSGSCAGTIRCHYPELLADDPAWSARAEAVAAKTWEILAWLDARGWRPEGVTLPATATYHDSCSGLRELGIKAQPRRLLGAVAGLDLVPLAGKETCCGFGGTFCVKYPAISNAIADEKAAAVEAAGAGLLLAGDLGCLMNMAGKLHRRGSDVRAFHTIEVLAGMADGPAIGEAQ